In the Mytilus galloprovincialis chromosome 10, xbMytGall1.hap1.1, whole genome shotgun sequence genome, one interval contains:
- the LOC143047728 gene encoding GDP-L-fucose synthase-like, with translation MAEKKVIMVTGGTGLVGKAIEFIATGEEKNPNEEWHFLSSKDGDLSDRAATEAIFKRIKPTHVIHLAAMVGGLFRNLKYNLDFYRINTLINDNVLNISHTTGVKKVVSCLSTCIFPDKTTYPIDETMVHNGPPHDSNFGYSYSKRMIDVQNRAYNKQHGCQFTSVVPTNVYGPHDNFNLEDGHVLPGLIHKIYMAKKNNTPFTVWGTGSPRRQFIYSRDLARLMIWVLRNYQEIDPIILSVGEEDEVSIKEAAEAVIKAMDFKGEVVYDTSKSDGQFKKTASNGKLRKYRPDFNFVPFDQAVKESCDWFMENFETCRK, from the exons ATGGCAGAAAAGAAAGTTATTATGGTGACTGGTGGTACAGGTTTGGTTGGAAAAGCCATTGAGTTTATAGCCACTGGTGAAGAGAAAAACCCTAATGAGGAATGGCATTTCCTTTCCTCTAAAGACGGAGATTTGTC tGATAGGGCAGCCACTGAAGCCATATTTAAGAGAATCAAGCCAACACATGTCATACATTTAGCTGCTATGGTCGGAGGATTGTTCAGAAATCTTAAATACAATCTTGACTTTTAT agaaTTAATACCTTAATTAATGATAATGTTCTGAACATCAGCCACACCACTGGAGTTAAGAAAGTAGTATCCTGTCTGTCGACGTGTATATTTCCAGATAAGACAACTTATCCTATAGACGAAACAATG GTACACAATGGTCCCCCACATGACTCTAACTTTGGATATTCCTATTCCAAAAGAATGATAGATGTACAGAATAG agcTTACAACAAGCAGCATGGTTGTCAGTTTACTTCAGTAGTCCCAACCAATGTCTATGGACCACATGACAATTTCAACTTGGAAGATGGTCATGTGCTACCAGGATTGATTCATAAGATTTATATGGCTAAAA AGAACAACACACCCTTTACTGTCTGGGGGACAGGATCTCCAAGGAGACAGTTTATTTACTCCAGAGATTTAGCAAGACTGATGATCTGGGTTCTTAGAAATTATCAAGAAATAGATCCAATTATTTTATCAG TTGGTGAGGAAGATGAAGTCAGTATAAAGGAGGCAGCAGAGGCAGTAATCAAGGCCATGGATTTCAAGGGAGAGGTTGTTTACGACACATCCAAATCTGATGGACAGTTTAAGAAAACGGCTAGCAATGGCAAGCTGAGGAAATACCGACCTGACTTTAATTTTGTTCCATTCGATCAAG CTGTGAAGGAGTCATGTGATTGGTTTATGGAAAACTTTGAAACATGCAGAAAATGA